A genomic segment from Lignipirellula cremea encodes:
- a CDS encoding cupin domain-containing protein, which yields MQPGNLFAQLPTDLSAEVFETLASGDNVRVERIVSHGQASPDGFWYDQPQHEWVVLLRGSAHLELREPAAEVSLTPGDYLLIAAHRPHRVNGTALGQPTIWLAVHFGPSPAAAAEPPAK from the coding sequence ATGCAGCCAGGTAATCTGTTCGCACAACTTCCGACCGATCTGTCGGCAGAAGTCTTCGAAACCCTGGCCAGCGGCGACAACGTTCGGGTGGAACGGATCGTTTCCCACGGACAGGCCTCGCCCGACGGCTTCTGGTACGACCAGCCGCAGCATGAATGGGTCGTGCTGCTGCGAGGATCCGCCCATCTGGAGCTGCGGGAACCCGCTGCCGAGGTATCCCTGACGCCGGGCGATTATCTGCTGATCGCGGCGCACCGACCGCATCGGGTCAACGGGACGGCCCTGGGCCAGCCGACGATCTGGCTGGCCGTGCATTTCGGGCCGTCTCCCGCCGCCGCAGCCGAGCCGCCGGCAAAGTAA
- the carB gene encoding carbamoyl-phosphate synthase large subunit, with translation MPRRDDIRKILLIGSGPIVIGQACEFDYSGTQACKALREEGYEVVLVNSNPATIMTDPDMADRTYIEPLTWEMVAKVIEKERPDALLPTLGGQTGLNVAMDLDHHGVLEKYGVEMIGAKSSVIAKAEEREQFKQAMDKIGLETCRGRTVRTLVDARDVLEELGLPCVVRPSFTMGGSGSAIAYNRGEFDMLVQRGLDQSPVTEVLIEESIIGWKEYEMEVMRDADDNVVIICAIENFDAMGVHTGDSITVAPAQTLSDKEYQRMRDASLAVIREIGVETGGSNIQFATHPQTGRMIVIEMNPRVSRSSALASKATGFPIAKIAAKLAVGYRLHELPNDITRETKACFEPTIDYVVVKSPRFAFEKFPEADPMLTTQMKSVGETMAIGRTFKESFQKALRGMEVGAFGFGCDGKDLWGAEDQPDDDQIKAMLSSPNAERVWHIRYAFKAGMSVEQVHELSHIDPWFLDQLHEIVELEEELAVLTSLDEVDYPIMRKAKRFGFSDRQLATLWNVTEAAVRAHRKKLGVVAVYKAVDTCAAEFEAYTPYYYSTYEDEDETPPKTEGKKRIMILGGGPNRIGQGIEFDYCCCHASFALREMGIESIMVNSNPETVSTDYDTSDLLFFEPLTTEDVLNICDRVQPDGVIVQFGGQTPLNLARALETAGVPIIGTSVDTIEDAEDREKFARILKKLGLKQPANGIARNMAQARAEAAVIGFPSLVRPSFVLGGRAMEICYDQKQFEQYVLAAFVVAQGQPVLIDRFLEDATEVDVDCISDGTDVVVAGVMEHIEEAGVHSGDSCCAIPPYSLSGPVVAEIREATRALARHLNVIGLMNIQFAVKKEDGRENVYVLEVNPRASRTVPFVAKATGMPIAKIAAKVMAGMTLAELGFLTEPIPAHVSVKESVFPFRKFAGVDIVLGPEMRSTGEVMGVSERFSLAFAKAQLGAGVVLPESGKIFISVAKRHKDHVTDLAKRLIGMGYEVISTEGTADRLEADGITVERVKKIKEGHPNLLDYLIDGNVALILNTPSGKGARTDEGRIRAAAVQAGVPCITTIQAAEAAVKAMEALREEEMQVESLQDRFAKVIR, from the coding sequence GTGCCGCGTCGCGACGACATTCGAAAAATCCTCCTGATTGGCTCCGGTCCGATTGTCATCGGGCAGGCCTGCGAGTTTGACTATTCCGGAACGCAAGCCTGCAAGGCCTTGCGCGAAGAGGGATACGAAGTGGTGCTGGTGAATTCCAATCCCGCCACCATTATGACCGATCCCGATATGGCGGACCGCACCTATATCGAGCCGCTCACCTGGGAAATGGTCGCCAAAGTCATTGAGAAAGAGCGCCCCGACGCTCTGCTCCCCACCCTGGGCGGACAGACCGGCCTGAATGTGGCGATGGATCTGGATCACCACGGCGTGCTGGAAAAATACGGCGTCGAAATGATCGGCGCCAAATCCTCGGTCATCGCCAAAGCCGAAGAACGCGAGCAGTTCAAACAGGCAATGGACAAAATCGGCCTGGAAACGTGCCGCGGCCGCACGGTCCGCACGCTCGTCGACGCCCGCGACGTCCTCGAAGAACTGGGCCTGCCCTGTGTGGTCCGGCCCAGCTTCACCATGGGCGGATCCGGCTCGGCGATCGCCTATAACCGGGGCGAGTTCGACATGCTGGTGCAGCGGGGACTCGACCAGTCCCCCGTCACCGAGGTGCTGATCGAAGAATCGATCATCGGCTGGAAAGAGTACGAAATGGAGGTGATGCGCGACGCCGACGATAACGTCGTCATCATCTGCGCCATCGAAAACTTCGACGCCATGGGCGTGCACACCGGCGACTCCATCACCGTCGCTCCCGCCCAGACCCTGTCTGATAAAGAATACCAGCGCATGCGGGACGCCAGCCTGGCCGTCATCCGCGAGATCGGCGTCGAAACGGGCGGCAGCAATATCCAGTTCGCCACGCATCCGCAAACAGGGCGGATGATCGTTATCGAAATGAACCCCCGCGTCAGCCGCTCCAGCGCCCTGGCCTCCAAGGCGACCGGCTTCCCCATCGCCAAGATCGCCGCCAAGCTGGCCGTTGGCTACCGCCTGCACGAACTGCCCAACGACATCACCCGGGAAACCAAAGCCTGCTTTGAGCCGACCATCGACTATGTGGTCGTCAAGTCGCCGCGATTCGCCTTTGAAAAATTCCCCGAAGCCGACCCGATGCTGACCACGCAGATGAAAAGCGTGGGCGAAACCATGGCGATCGGCCGCACCTTCAAGGAGTCCTTCCAGAAAGCGCTCCGCGGCATGGAAGTGGGCGCGTTTGGGTTCGGCTGCGACGGCAAGGATCTGTGGGGCGCTGAAGACCAGCCCGACGACGACCAGATCAAGGCGATGCTTTCCTCGCCCAACGCCGAACGCGTCTGGCACATTCGTTACGCCTTCAAGGCCGGCATGTCGGTCGAACAGGTGCACGAACTGTCGCACATCGACCCCTGGTTCCTCGACCAGCTGCACGAAATTGTCGAGCTCGAAGAAGAACTGGCCGTGCTGACCAGCCTCGACGAGGTTGACTACCCCATCATGCGGAAAGCCAAACGCTTCGGTTTTTCCGACCGGCAGCTGGCCACCCTGTGGAACGTGACCGAGGCCGCCGTCAGGGCGCATCGGAAGAAACTGGGCGTCGTAGCCGTCTACAAAGCGGTCGATACGTGCGCCGCGGAATTTGAAGCGTACACTCCCTATTACTATTCGACCTACGAAGACGAAGATGAAACGCCGCCCAAAACCGAAGGAAAAAAACGGATCATGATTCTCGGCGGCGGTCCCAACCGGATCGGCCAGGGGATCGAGTTCGACTACTGCTGCTGCCACGCCAGCTTTGCGCTGCGTGAAATGGGCATCGAGTCGATCATGGTCAACTCCAATCCGGAAACGGTCAGCACCGACTACGACACCAGCGACCTGCTCTTTTTTGAGCCGCTGACCACCGAAGACGTACTCAACATTTGCGACCGCGTACAGCCCGACGGCGTGATCGTACAGTTCGGCGGACAGACCCCGCTCAACCTGGCCCGCGCCCTGGAAACGGCCGGCGTGCCGATCATCGGCACCAGCGTGGATACGATCGAAGACGCCGAAGACCGCGAGAAATTCGCCCGCATTCTGAAAAAGCTGGGCCTCAAGCAGCCAGCCAACGGCATCGCCCGCAACATGGCGCAGGCCCGGGCCGAAGCGGCCGTCATCGGATTCCCTTCGCTCGTACGCCCCAGCTTTGTGCTGGGCGGTCGGGCCATGGAGATCTGCTACGATCAGAAGCAATTTGAACAGTACGTGCTGGCGGCGTTCGTCGTCGCGCAAGGACAGCCCGTGCTGATCGACCGCTTCCTGGAAGACGCGACCGAGGTCGACGTCGACTGCATCAGCGACGGGACCGATGTCGTGGTCGCCGGCGTGATGGAGCATATCGAAGAAGCTGGCGTCCACTCCGGCGACAGTTGCTGCGCCATCCCGCCTTACAGCCTTTCCGGTCCGGTCGTCGCGGAAATCCGCGAAGCCACCCGCGCCCTGGCCCGCCACCTGAATGTGATCGGGCTGATGAACATCCAGTTCGCCGTCAAAAAAGAAGACGGTCGCGAGAACGTTTACGTCCTGGAAGTGAACCCCCGCGCCAGCCGCACCGTGCCGTTTGTCGCCAAAGCGACCGGCATGCCGATCGCCAAGATCGCCGCCAAAGTCATGGCCGGCATGACCCTGGCGGAACTGGGCTTCCTCACCGAACCGATCCCGGCCCATGTTTCCGTCAAGGAAAGCGTCTTCCCGTTCCGTAAGTTTGCTGGGGTCGATATCGTCCTCGGCCCGGAAATGCGCAGCACCGGCGAAGTGATGGGCGTCAGCGAACGTTTCTCCCTGGCCTTCGCCAAAGCCCAGCTGGGCGCCGGCGTGGTGCTGCCGGAGTCAGGCAAGATCTTTATCAGTGTCGCCAAACGCCATAAAGATCACGTAACCGACTTGGCCAAACGGCTCATCGGGATGGGCTACGAAGTGATCAGCACCGAAGGCACGGCCGACCGCCTGGAAGCCGACGGTATCACGGTGGAGCGGGTGAAGAAGATCAAGGAAGGCCACCCCAACCTGCTCGACTACCTGATCGACGGCAATGTGGCGCTGATCCTGAACACCCCCTCCGGCAAAGGGGCCCGCACCGACGAAGGCCGGATCCGCGCCGCCGCCGTCCAGGCGGGCGTCCCCTGCATCACCACCATCCAGGCCGCCGAAGCCGCCGTCAAAGCGATGGAAGCCCTTCGCGAAGAAGAGATGCAAGTCGAATCCCTGCAGGACCGCTTCGCCAAAGTGATCCGGTAA
- a CDS encoding biotin--[acetyl-CoA-carboxylase] ligase yields MIDPNLFDLDELRQSPLIARLDYFAESESTQTQARQIAAERELPMPALVLASQQTAGRGRGSNRWWSSPGALTFSWVIEPQQYEINTARLASCSAAIGLAVCRTLAPLLPSSAPTCGMKWPNDVFLGGRKICGVLLETLASSRGPRLVAGVGVNINNSLDGLPPEVAKLSVSLREIVGRDFELTGLLLDLLAHMDQELHRLGQNDHDQPADWNACSLLVDRQTTVETPAGLIEGRCLGLDAAGALLLASEQGVHRVLSGTVVRIEPAC; encoded by the coding sequence ATGATCGACCCGAACCTGTTTGACCTGGACGAGCTGCGTCAGTCCCCGCTGATCGCTCGCCTGGATTACTTTGCGGAATCCGAGTCGACCCAAACCCAGGCCCGGCAGATCGCCGCCGAGCGTGAGCTGCCCATGCCTGCCCTGGTGCTGGCCTCGCAACAAACGGCCGGTCGCGGCCGCGGATCGAATCGCTGGTGGTCGAGTCCCGGGGCGTTGACCTTTTCCTGGGTGATCGAACCGCAGCAGTACGAGATTAATACGGCCCGACTGGCTTCCTGCTCGGCCGCCATCGGGCTGGCCGTTTGCCGCACGCTCGCTCCGCTGCTGCCCTCCAGTGCTCCGACTTGCGGGATGAAATGGCCGAACGATGTGTTCCTGGGCGGGCGTAAAATCTGCGGCGTGCTGCTGGAAACACTGGCCAGCTCCCGCGGGCCGCGACTGGTCGCCGGCGTGGGGGTCAACATCAACAACTCACTCGACGGGCTGCCGCCCGAGGTGGCGAAACTGTCGGTCAGCCTGCGGGAAATCGTCGGCCGCGACTTTGAACTGACGGGCCTGCTGCTGGATCTGCTCGCCCATATGGACCAGGAGCTGCATCGTCTGGGACAGAACGACCACGACCAGCCAGCCGACTGGAACGCCTGCTCGCTGCTCGTCGATCGCCAGACAACCGTAGAAACTCCGGCAGGGTTGATCGAAGGCCGCTGCCTGGGACTCGATGCGGCCGGCGCCCTGCTGCTGGCCAGCGAGCAGGGCGTGCACCGAGTGCTCAGCGGTACGGTTGTCCGCATTGAACCGGCGTGCTAA
- a CDS encoding PSD1 and planctomycete cytochrome C domain-containing protein, whose amino-acid sequence MKKRLALVACGWFACSWILANGMLPVMAAETVSPAEQAEQLAFFEKRVRPLLLQRCAECHGAEAQEGKLRLDSPAGIRQGGASGAVVIAGKPEQSLLIAAISHRNEELQMPPETKLPAGEIADLTAWVARGAVLPGERLAAAPARIDLDQARQYWAFQPIVRPPVPTVHQQDWPLSPIDHFILARLEAAGLQPSPPADKRTLLRRATFDLTGLPPTQTELTDFLADDSPDAFAKVVDRLLESPAYGERWGRHWLDVARYADSNGLDENVAHGNAWRYRDYVIDALNDDKPYDQFVREQLAGDLLPTDDRDLRNERLTATGFLTLGPKVLAEVDAQKMEMDIVDEQIDTVGRAFLGLTFGCARCHDHKFDPLLASDYYALAGIFQSTRSMETFKKIARWQENEVPTDAELQARQTHAAQIEKQQQAIDAIVAAARESTAAGVNDESSPGQAEAAQADPESAFPPAVQAALKEQRASLTALRAKAPALSTAMGVIEGPIQDTAVHLRGSHLTLGPIIPRRFPLVLAGEDQPPLPADASGRLQLARWLASPDHPLTARVIVNRVWRWRFGAGLVRSTDNFGQLGERPSHPELLDWLAASLPENGWSLKQLHRQMMLTRVYQMAGPMTAGQGDVQPENVDPENRLLHHFPLRRLEAEELRDALLAVSGRLDRTAGGSLLTVANRKHVFDHTSIDRTRYDSDRRSVYLPVIRNNLYDLFQLFDYTDAGVVSGDRATSTVAPQALFLMNSPWVRELAGALQARLLAETPVENLSPDAVEQARLRQLYLLTLQREPRPAETLRAVRFLDQWEQLATASEATKAEEPTSEETATPEETAASFRDQAWRALCQGVLLSNEFATVR is encoded by the coding sequence ATGAAAAAGCGTCTGGCACTCGTCGCCTGTGGCTGGTTCGCCTGCAGCTGGATCCTGGCAAACGGCATGCTTCCTGTCATGGCCGCCGAAACGGTTTCGCCCGCGGAGCAGGCGGAGCAGCTCGCCTTTTTTGAGAAACGGGTGCGTCCCCTGCTGCTCCAGCGCTGCGCCGAGTGCCATGGGGCCGAGGCGCAGGAAGGGAAGCTGCGGCTGGATTCGCCGGCCGGGATTCGGCAGGGCGGGGCGTCGGGGGCGGTTGTGATCGCCGGAAAGCCGGAGCAAAGCCTGCTGATCGCGGCGATCAGCCATCGGAATGAAGAGCTGCAGATGCCGCCGGAGACGAAGCTCCCGGCTGGCGAAATCGCCGACCTGACCGCCTGGGTCGCTCGCGGGGCCGTCCTGCCGGGCGAACGTCTGGCCGCAGCGCCGGCCCGGATCGACCTGGACCAAGCCCGCCAGTACTGGGCGTTCCAGCCAATCGTCAGGCCGCCAGTGCCAACCGTTCATCAGCAGGATTGGCCGCTGTCGCCGATTGATCACTTCATTCTGGCCCGGCTCGAGGCTGCCGGACTGCAGCCGTCCCCGCCAGCCGACAAGCGGACGCTGCTGCGCCGGGCGACCTTCGACCTGACCGGACTGCCGCCCACCCAGACGGAGCTGACCGACTTTCTGGCCGACGACTCTCCCGACGCTTTCGCCAAAGTGGTCGACCGGCTGCTCGAGTCGCCCGCTTACGGCGAGCGCTGGGGCCGCCACTGGCTGGATGTGGCCCGTTACGCCGACTCCAACGGGCTCGATGAGAATGTGGCCCACGGCAACGCCTGGCGGTATCGCGACTATGTGATCGACGCCTTGAATGACGACAAGCCGTATGACCAGTTTGTGAGGGAACAGCTGGCTGGCGATCTGCTGCCCACCGACGACCGCGACCTGCGGAACGAGCGGCTCACGGCGACCGGATTCCTCACGCTGGGACCGAAAGTGCTGGCGGAAGTCGACGCCCAGAAAATGGAGATGGATATCGTCGACGAGCAGATCGACACCGTCGGCCGGGCCTTCCTGGGGCTGACATTCGGCTGCGCTCGCTGCCATGACCACAAGTTCGACCCGTTGCTGGCGTCGGACTATTACGCCCTGGCTGGCATCTTTCAAAGCACGCGTTCGATGGAGACGTTCAAAAAGATCGCCCGCTGGCAGGAGAACGAAGTTCCCACCGACGCCGAGCTGCAGGCCCGGCAGACCCATGCGGCCCAGATCGAAAAGCAGCAGCAGGCGATCGACGCCATCGTGGCCGCCGCCCGCGAATCGACGGCCGCTGGCGTCAACGACGAATCGTCGCCCGGGCAAGCAGAAGCGGCACAGGCCGATCCGGAATCGGCCTTCCCGCCGGCCGTTCAAGCCGCACTGAAAGAGCAGCGGGCCAGCCTCACGGCGCTACGCGCCAAAGCACCGGCCCTGTCCACCGCCATGGGCGTGATCGAAGGGCCGATCCAGGATACGGCCGTCCATCTGCGGGGCAGCCATCTGACCCTCGGCCCGATCATTCCCCGGCGGTTCCCCCTGGTGCTGGCTGGCGAAGATCAGCCGCCGCTGCCGGCCGACGCCAGCGGTCGCCTGCAGCTGGCCCGCTGGCTGGCTTCGCCCGACCATCCGCTGACCGCCAGGGTGATCGTCAACCGCGTGTGGCGCTGGCGGTTTGGCGCCGGACTGGTTCGTTCGACCGATAACTTCGGGCAGCTGGGCGAACGTCCCAGCCACCCCGAGTTGCTGGACTGGCTGGCCGCCAGCCTGCCGGAAAACGGCTGGTCCCTCAAGCAGCTGCACCGACAGATGATGCTCACCCGCGTGTATCAAATGGCAGGACCCATGACAGCAGGGCAGGGGGACGTCCAGCCAGAAAACGTCGATCCCGAGAATCGTCTGCTGCACCATTTCCCGCTGCGACGCCTGGAGGCGGAAGAACTGCGCGACGCCTTGCTGGCGGTGAGCGGCCGCCTGGATCGGACGGCCGGCGGCAGTCTGCTGACGGTCGCCAATCGGAAGCATGTGTTCGACCATACGTCGATCGACCGGACCCGCTACGACAGCGACCGCCGTTCGGTCTATCTGCCCGTGATCCGCAACAATCTGTACGACCTGTTCCAGCTGTTCGACTACACCGACGCCGGCGTCGTCAGCGGCGATCGCGCCACCAGCACCGTCGCGCCGCAGGCCCTGTTTCTGATGAACAGCCCCTGGGTGCGAGAGCTGGCCGGCGCCCTGCAGGCTCGACTACTGGCCGAAACGCCGGTCGAGAACCTGTCGCCTGATGCGGTCGAACAGGCCCGTCTGCGCCAGCTCTACCTGCTGACGCTGCAGCGTGAGCCGCGTCCGGCCGAGACGCTTCGCGCCGTCCGCTTTCTCGATCAGTGGGAACAACTGGCGACGGCGAGCGAAGCGACAAAAGCGGAAGAACCGACCTCAGAAGAAACCGCAACGCCAGAAGAAACCGCTGCCAGCTTCCGCGACCAGGCATGGCGAGCGCTCTGCCAGGGTGTGCTGCTCTCTAACGAATTCGCTACGGTGCGATAA
- a CDS encoding PP2C family protein-serine/threonine phosphatase yields MMAGKIQCFGLSDIGKVRETNEDQFIVADVNKSMKVHQTSVGLNHHTRLFGGSQGTLLAVADGMGGHAAGERASEIVVETVTAFLLNTMQWYFQVDDVHDEETIEQLRQVTSQCHEKLSQDIATSPQRRGMGATLTLGYVLWPRLFVVHVGDSRCYHFRQGKLEQITNDHTMAQYLIETGALSPEDAVDSQWSHQLYNVIGGGDQLPEPDISRHPLEMGDALLLCSDGLTKYITDARIGEALASDAPADEVCRVLCNEALLAGGDDNITIVVCRFLPGDDDENFADLDTTDMPIDQRSTQLLSPNELLQERPTDPE; encoded by the coding sequence ATGATGGCGGGCAAAATTCAATGCTTTGGGCTAAGCGACATCGGCAAAGTTCGCGAGACAAACGAAGATCAGTTTATCGTCGCCGATGTGAATAAGTCGATGAAGGTGCATCAGACCAGCGTCGGATTGAACCACCACACCCGACTATTCGGCGGCTCCCAGGGAACCCTGCTGGCCGTGGCTGACGGCATGGGCGGCCACGCCGCAGGCGAGCGCGCCAGCGAGATCGTCGTGGAAACGGTCACCGCCTTCCTGCTGAACACCATGCAGTGGTATTTCCAGGTCGACGACGTCCACGATGAAGAAACGATCGAACAGCTGCGCCAAGTCACCAGTCAGTGCCACGAGAAACTGTCGCAGGATATCGCCACTTCCCCGCAACGACGCGGCATGGGAGCTACGCTGACTCTGGGTTATGTTCTGTGGCCTCGACTGTTTGTCGTGCATGTGGGCGACAGCCGCTGTTACCACTTCCGCCAGGGGAAGCTCGAACAGATCACCAACGACCATACCATGGCCCAGTACCTGATCGAAACGGGCGCCCTGAGTCCCGAAGATGCGGTCGATTCGCAATGGAGCCACCAGCTCTATAATGTGATCGGCGGCGGCGACCAGCTGCCCGAACCGGACATCTCCCGGCATCCGCTGGAAATGGGCGACGCCTTGCTGCTTTGCTCGGACGGGCTGACCAAATACATTACCGACGCACGCATCGGCGAGGCGCTCGCCAGCGACGCTCCGGCGGACGAGGTGTGCCGTGTTCTTTGTAACGAAGCCCTGCTGGCCGGGGGGGACGACAATATTACGATCGTCGTCTGCCGCTTCCTTCCAGGCGACGACGACGAAAACTTCGCCGACCTGGACACCACCGACATGCCGATCGATCAGCGATCGACCCAGCTGCTCTCACCCAATGAGCTACTGCAGGAACGTCCTACCGACCCGGAATAG
- a CDS encoding universal stress protein, whose product MQLQVILVPTDFSPASELAVRYAADVAEKMGGTLIIAHVENLFVASGERSTSATTAVENAADRLKKITPHNPNVRYKYRLVSGNPSEAIIKLAGDLEADLIVMGAHGRHDFNRFLLGSTAEEVIRAAPCPVLSLKGANL is encoded by the coding sequence ATGCAACTGCAGGTCATTCTGGTGCCGACGGATTTTTCCCCTGCCAGCGAACTGGCGGTGCGGTACGCCGCTGATGTCGCGGAAAAGATGGGCGGCACGCTGATCATCGCCCATGTGGAGAATCTGTTTGTCGCCAGTGGAGAACGTTCCACCTCGGCGACAACCGCGGTGGAGAATGCGGCCGATCGCCTGAAGAAAATTACGCCGCACAATCCCAACGTCCGTTACAAGTACCGCCTGGTCAGCGGCAATCCAAGCGAGGCGATCATCAAGCTGGCAGGCGACCTGGAAGCGGATCTGATCGTGATGGGCGCGCATGGCCGGCACGATTTCAATCGCTTCCTGCTGGGCAGTACGGCCGAAGAGGTAATCCGGGCCGCCCCCTGCCCTGTGCTAAGTCTCAAAGGAGCGAATCTGTAG
- a CDS encoding shikimate kinase, translated as MNTSSPAPRALRIVLIGYRGSGKTSVARPLAEKLGAPWFDADQELQRTAGKTIAQIFADDGEPAFRHLEEAAITRLLQHDPPLVLALGGGAVMRESTRQRLREAALVVWLKASAGRLYERITADAATQANRPPLTAHGGLAEIEQLLAQREPIYQAVSHFAVDAEDRTPSEIADAIFARLPAAAGESRQP; from the coding sequence TTGAATACGTCTTCTCCGGCGCCGCGGGCGCTACGCATCGTGCTGATCGGCTACCGCGGATCCGGCAAAACATCGGTCGCTCGGCCGCTGGCCGAAAAACTCGGCGCCCCCTGGTTCGACGCCGACCAGGAACTGCAGCGGACGGCGGGAAAAACGATCGCCCAGATTTTTGCCGACGACGGCGAGCCCGCCTTTCGCCATCTGGAAGAAGCCGCCATCACCCGGTTGCTGCAGCACGATCCGCCGCTGGTGCTGGCCCTGGGCGGCGGCGCCGTGATGCGGGAATCAACCCGCCAGCGATTGCGTGAAGCGGCCCTGGTGGTCTGGCTTAAAGCGTCCGCGGGCCGACTGTATGAACGCATTACGGCCGACGCAGCGACCCAGGCGAACCGCCCCCCGCTGACCGCGCATGGCGGTCTGGCGGAGATTGAACAGCTGCTGGCGCAGCGCGAGCCGATCTACCAGGCCGTCAGCCATTTTGCGGTCGACGCCGAAGATCGCACGCCCAGCGAGATCGCCGACGCGATCTTCGCCCGACTGCCCGCCGCCGCGGGAGAATCCCGCCAGCCATGA
- a CDS encoding Bax inhibitor-1/YccA family protein, whose product MSYGQNPYSSSYSMGMDAASAAVSERVGFIRRTYLHLALAMLGFVGIEMLIFAMVPQETLLMVSRTAMSGWNWLFVIGGFMVVSWLAQSWANSGASKTMQYAGLSLFVGAEAIIFLPLLAIAHTHFPGTIGSAAVMTLTIFGGLTAFTWLTNADFSFLRGALVIGGFGAIGFIICAIFFGAAFGGSVISIGFSCFMIVLMSGYILYETSNILHHYQTDQHVAAALALFSSVATLFWYVLRLFMSMRD is encoded by the coding sequence ATGAGTTACGGCCAGAATCCCTATTCGTCTTCCTACAGCATGGGAATGGACGCGGCGTCGGCAGCGGTCTCCGAAAGGGTCGGATTCATTCGCCGCACGTACCTGCATCTGGCGCTAGCGATGCTGGGCTTCGTCGGCATTGAGATGCTGATCTTCGCCATGGTGCCCCAAGAAACGCTGCTGATGGTCTCCAGGACCGCCATGTCGGGCTGGAACTGGCTGTTCGTCATTGGCGGTTTCATGGTCGTCAGTTGGCTGGCCCAGAGCTGGGCCAATTCCGGCGCCTCTAAAACAATGCAGTATGCCGGGCTGAGTCTGTTCGTCGGCGCCGAGGCAATCATTTTTCTGCCGCTGCTGGCGATTGCCCATACCCATTTTCCGGGCACGATCGGCTCAGCGGCCGTGATGACGCTGACCATTTTTGGCGGGCTCACGGCGTTTACCTGGCTGACCAACGCGGACTTCTCCTTCTTGCGGGGGGCGCTCGTCATTGGCGGCTTTGGCGCCATCGGCTTTATCATCTGCGCGATATTTTTCGGTGCGGCATTCGGCGGTTCGGTGATTTCGATCGGTTTCAGCTGCTTCATGATTGTGCTGATGAGCGGCTACATTCTGTATGAAACCTCGAATATTCTGCACCACTACCAGACCGACCAGCACGTCGCGGCCGCCCTGGCGTTGTTCAGCTCTGTCGCCACCCTGTTCTGGTACGTGCTGCGATTGTTCATGTCGATGCGCGACTAA